In Streptomyces sp. RFCAC02, the following proteins share a genomic window:
- a CDS encoding aminodeoxychorismate/anthranilate synthase component II — protein MSTRILVVDNYDSFVYNLVQYLQQLGAECEVLRNDAVTPARVAEGRFDGVLLSPGPGTPEQAGVCIDMVRHCAGHGIPVFGVCLGMQAMAVAYGGVVGRAPELLHGKTSEVDHSGTGVFAGLPAPLTVTRYHSLAVEVATVPAGLEVTATTASGVIMGLRHRELAVEGVQFHPESVLTTGGHRMLANWLTVCGDEEAVARSAGLAPVVGRTGLQEPAA, from the coding sequence ATGAGCACCCGCATCCTCGTCGTGGACAACTACGACAGCTTCGTCTACAACCTCGTCCAGTACCTCCAGCAGCTCGGCGCGGAGTGCGAGGTCCTGCGCAACGACGCCGTCACCCCGGCCCGCGTCGCGGAGGGCCGTTTCGACGGCGTCCTCCTCTCCCCGGGGCCCGGCACCCCCGAACAGGCCGGTGTCTGCATCGACATGGTCCGCCACTGCGCCGGCCACGGCATCCCGGTCTTCGGGGTCTGCCTCGGCATGCAGGCCATGGCGGTCGCGTACGGCGGCGTCGTCGGCCGCGCGCCCGAGCTGCTGCACGGCAAGACCTCCGAGGTCGACCACAGCGGGACCGGGGTCTTCGCCGGGCTGCCGGCCCCGCTGACGGTCACGCGCTACCACTCCCTCGCCGTCGAGGTCGCGACCGTCCCGGCCGGCCTTGAGGTGACGGCCACGACCGCGAGCGGCGTCATCATGGGCCTCCGCCACCGCGAACTGGCCGTCGAGGGAGTCCAGTTCCACCCCGAGTCCGTCCTGACGACCGGCGGTCACCGCATGCTGGCGAACTGGCTCACCGTCTGCGGCGACGAGGAGGCGGTCGCCCGGTCGGCGGGCCTGGCCCCGGTGGTGGGGCGGACCGGCCTCCAGGAGCCGGCGGCGTGA
- a CDS encoding class E sortase: protein MPSPTDPPEEPGAASGAGQSPPPEDTGPAGDPADGEPTAGHGPEPETDGAPGTEPDTDADDDADDETAVPAPAPVSAARRRAAAAVGVFGELLITGGVVLALFVVYSLWWTNVVANQEAKHDSDAVREHWAAGADDDGEDATVPPEYDPEDGIGFLHVPSMSDDDILVKEGIALDVLNGGVAGYYDEPVESAMPWDEEGNFALAAHRDGHGAKFHSIDHIEEGDPIVFETQNTWYIYRVFEILPETSKYDTGVIAPVPEGSGATEAGRYITLTTCTPVYTSRHRYIVWGELERTEPVDEARTPPAELREAD, encoded by the coding sequence ATGCCCTCACCGACTGATCCGCCGGAGGAGCCCGGCGCCGCCTCCGGGGCCGGGCAGTCGCCGCCCCCGGAGGACACCGGGCCGGCCGGGGATCCAGCCGACGGGGAACCCACCGCCGGGCACGGTCCCGAGCCGGAGACCGATGGCGCACCGGGCACCGAGCCCGACACCGACGCGGACGACGATGCGGACGACGAGACCGCGGTGCCCGCCCCCGCGCCGGTGAGTGCGGCCCGGCGCCGGGCCGCCGCGGCCGTCGGCGTCTTCGGCGAACTGCTGATCACCGGCGGCGTCGTGCTCGCCCTCTTCGTCGTCTACTCCCTGTGGTGGACCAACGTCGTCGCCAACCAGGAGGCGAAGCACGACAGCGACGCCGTCCGCGAGCACTGGGCGGCCGGGGCGGACGACGACGGCGAGGACGCCACCGTCCCGCCCGAGTACGACCCCGAGGACGGCATCGGCTTCCTGCACGTCCCGTCCATGAGCGACGACGACATCCTCGTCAAGGAGGGCATCGCCCTCGATGTGCTGAACGGCGGCGTCGCCGGCTACTACGACGAGCCCGTCGAGTCCGCGATGCCGTGGGACGAGGAGGGGAACTTCGCGCTCGCCGCCCACCGGGACGGCCACGGGGCGAAGTTCCACTCCATCGACCACATCGAGGAGGGCGACCCGATCGTCTTCGAGACGCAGAACACCTGGTACATCTACCGGGTGTTCGAGATCCTGCCGGAGACCTCGAAGTACGACACCGGTGTGATCGCCCCCGTCCCGGAGGGCTCGGGCGCCACCGAGGCCGGCCGCTACATCACCCTGACGACCTGCACGCCCGTCTACACGTCGCGGCACCGCTACATCGTCTGGGGCGAGCTGGAGCGCACGGAACCGGTCGACGAGGCCCGCACACCGCCCGCGGAACTGCGGGAGGCGGACTGA
- a CDS encoding DLW-39 family protein has translation MKKLLLVALAAVAGLLVYRQIQADKAEQDLWTEATDSVPSGSAGA, from the coding sequence GTGAAGAAGCTGCTCCTGGTCGCCCTGGCCGCCGTGGCCGGTCTGCTCGTGTACCGCCAGATCCAGGCGGACAAGGCCGAGCAGGACCTGTGGACCGAGGCGACGGACTCCGTGCCGTCCGGGTCCGCCGGGGCCTGA
- a CDS encoding DUF3566 domain-containing protein, with the protein MTSARPADPYGQGQGTGQDQHNYHPPRAYQAPAGSGPTVGHQQGDRGQRVARTGARTVPRTRKARLRVAKADPWSVMKVSFLLSIALGICTIIAVAVLWMVMDAMGVFTTIGDTISEATETDTSSGFDLVAFLSLSRVLLFTGVIAVIDVVLATALATLGAFIYNLSAGFVGGVEVTLAEDE; encoded by the coding sequence ATGACCAGCGCCAGACCCGCGGACCCCTATGGGCAGGGCCAGGGAACCGGCCAGGACCAGCACAACTACCACCCGCCGCGCGCCTACCAGGCGCCCGCGGGCAGCGGCCCCACCGTGGGCCACCAGCAGGGCGACCGCGGCCAGCGGGTGGCCCGTACGGGCGCCCGTACGGTGCCGAGGACGCGCAAGGCCCGCCTGCGGGTCGCCAAGGCCGACCCCTGGTCGGTGATGAAGGTCAGCTTCCTGCTGTCGATCGCCCTCGGCATCTGCACGATCATCGCCGTGGCGGTGCTGTGGATGGTGATGGACGCGATGGGCGTCTTCACGACCATCGGCGACACCATCAGCGAGGCCACCGAGACGGACACCTCCAGCGGCTTCGACCTGGTGGCGTTCCTGTCCCTGTCGCGCGTGCTGCTGTTCACCGGTGTGATCGCCGTGATCGACGTGGTGCTGGCCACCGCGCTCGCGACGCTCGGGGCGTTCATCTACAACCTGTCCGCGGGCTTCGTCGGCGGTGTCGAGGTGACGCTCGCCGAGGACGAATGA
- a CDS encoding class E sortase: protein MTDGRPRDDPYDAPHGHPPYIPGPATPQGPEDAGEATEIMAAVPGDDEGTGYGPGLPGPFPEDPETVGLRRPADLTDPGRPPGPGRAERRRAARGKPASRRRARPAGAAQTPAAPPADAAEVTGGRAARRRAAKAAAKAARQTGTAISNVIGELFITTGVVMLLFVVYQLWWTNYRAQAHANTEADNLTEQWDQQDTGGTGDEGDEEPEDDRDPGVFSPGEGFAILYLPTLDIRVPIAEGVDKEDVLDQGLVGHYTEDDGLPTAMPWEDEGNFGLAGHRNTHGEPFRYINNLEDGDPIVVETEDAFYTYEVTSRLDSTSPSNVSVLDPLPEQGGFTEPGRYITLTTCTPEFTSTYRLIVWGTLTDERPRSEGTPDALTD from the coding sequence GTGACCGACGGCCGTCCGCGGGACGACCCGTACGACGCTCCGCACGGCCATCCCCCGTACATCCCCGGCCCCGCGACTCCGCAAGGCCCCGAGGACGCCGGGGAGGCCACGGAGATCATGGCCGCCGTCCCCGGCGACGACGAGGGCACCGGGTACGGTCCCGGGCTGCCCGGTCCGTTCCCCGAGGACCCGGAGACGGTGGGGCTGCGCCGCCCCGCTGACCTGACCGATCCCGGCCGACCCCCGGGGCCCGGCCGCGCGGAACGCCGCCGCGCCGCCCGGGGGAAGCCGGCGTCACGGCGCCGCGCCCGTCCCGCGGGCGCCGCGCAGACCCCGGCCGCCCCGCCCGCCGACGCCGCCGAGGTGACCGGGGGGCGCGCCGCCCGGCGCAGGGCCGCCAAGGCCGCGGCGAAGGCCGCCCGCCAGACGGGCACCGCGATAAGCAACGTCATCGGGGAGCTGTTCATCACGACCGGTGTCGTGATGCTCCTCTTCGTCGTCTACCAGCTCTGGTGGACGAACTACCGCGCCCAGGCCCACGCCAACACCGAGGCCGACAACCTGACCGAGCAGTGGGACCAGCAGGACACCGGCGGCACGGGCGACGAGGGCGACGAGGAGCCGGAGGACGACCGCGACCCGGGCGTCTTCTCACCGGGCGAGGGCTTCGCCATCCTCTACCTCCCGACGCTCGACATCCGCGTGCCCATCGCGGAGGGCGTGGACAAGGAGGACGTCCTCGACCAGGGCCTCGTGGGGCACTACACCGAGGACGACGGCCTCCCGACCGCCATGCCGTGGGAGGACGAGGGCAACTTCGGCCTGGCCGGCCACCGCAACACGCACGGCGAACCGTTCCGCTACATCAACAACCTCGAGGACGGCGACCCGATCGTCGTCGAGACCGAGGACGCGTTCTACACCTACGAGGTGACGAGCCGTCTGGACTCCACCTCCCCGTCGAACGTCTCCGTCCTCGACCCGCTGCCCGAACAGGGCGGGTTCACCGAACCGGGCCGCTACATCACCCTGACGACCTGCACACCGGAGTTCACCTCGACCTACCGGCTCATCGTGTGGGGGACGTTGACCGATGAGCGTCCCCGCAGCGAAGGGACTCCCGATGCCCTCACCGACTGA
- a CDS encoding DNA-binding protein has product MDATQQESTDKAREQQTTWYGEPLGTLFRRLIADLGLNQARLAVVLGLSAPMLSQLMSGQRAKIGNPAVVQRVRALQDLAGEVRAGRISAAEATAAMDEIRRTAGGNVLSPNSTATRPGSVGVPANPSKRVVREIQALLRSVADASEIQSASRLLADTHPELAEFLRVYGIARTREAVEHYEHHQG; this is encoded by the coding sequence ATGGACGCAACACAGCAGGAGTCGACGGACAAGGCCAGAGAGCAGCAGACGACCTGGTACGGGGAGCCACTCGGTACCCTGTTCCGCCGTCTCATCGCCGATCTCGGCCTCAACCAGGCGCGCCTGGCGGTGGTTCTGGGGCTCTCGGCACCGATGTTGTCGCAGCTCATGAGCGGCCAGCGGGCGAAGATCGGCAATCCGGCCGTGGTCCAGCGCGTCCGCGCGCTCCAGGACCTGGCGGGCGAGGTGCGGGCGGGGCGCATCAGCGCGGCGGAGGCGACCGCCGCCATGGACGAGATCCGGCGTACCGCCGGCGGGAACGTCCTCAGCCCCAACTCGACGGCCACCCGCCCGGGTTCGGTGGGCGTTCCGGCGAACCCGTCGAAGCGCGTGGTCCGCGAGATCCAGGCGCTGCTGCGGTCGGTCGCGGACGCTTCGGAGATCCAGAGCGCCTCCCGGCTGCTCGCGGACACCCACCCGGAATTGGCCGAATTCCTCCGGGTCTACGGCATCGCCCGCACCCGTGAGGCCGTCGAGCACTACGAGCACCACCAGGGCTGA